From Bradyrhizobium erythrophlei:
GCTTCCCATGTATCTGCTGGCCGGAAGCGCCGACGAAGTGGTGGCGCCCGAACAATTGCTGGCGCTGGAGCGGCTGGTTGGAACGCCGCCGGAGCATTTTCGTCACGACGTCGCGCCCTGCAATCATCTTGGCCTGTTCATGGGCAAACAGACCCTCGAAGAGAATTGGCCGAGGATCGTGCACTGGCTGAAGGAGCCTTGAGGCGCCGTGCGCCGGCCAGGTCACCCCGTCCCCGATTCAGTGCGAGATCAGCGCCGGGACGGTGAGGGATTCGAACATGCCGCGGGTCGTTCCTCCCAGGATGAATTCCCGAAGTCTCGAATGACCGTAGCCGCCCATCACCATCAGATCGCTATTGTTGTCGGCCGCCAGAGACAGAATGGCATTGTGGATATTGGCTGTGTCGGCCGTGATTCGATAAGGCGTTGCGGCCAGGTCGCGCCGGGCGAGATGGGCCATCAATGCCGCCGAGGATGCCTCGCTCGCGCCTTCCTTCTCGTTGACGGTAACGATGTCGATCGTCTTCGCCTTGCGAAGAAACGGCATGGCATCATGAACCGCCCGCGTCGCCGGTATGCCGCCGTCCCAACAGATCAGCACGCGATCGGTTTTGATGGGAGCGTGGGTGATGTAGGGAATCATCAGCATGGGCCGTCCGGAGCCGAACAGCACCGCTTCCGACAGGAAATCGGTCCGGCTCGGATTCGAGCGGTCGGGCTGGGCCACGATATTCAAATCGTAAAGCCGCGACATCTGCGTCAGGGTGCGCGTCGCCTCATAGGAAACGTCGAACGTGCTCTTGGCGTCATGGGGAATGCCGAGCTTTCTGGTGACGATTTCGAACTGGTCCAACACCAGGGATGCCTGCTCGACACCGGTTTGGTACTCGGCGGCCATGACGACGGCGGCGGCTTCGGAGGCGATCATCGGATTCAGGGCCTGATAGACGCAGGCGATGCCATCGAGGTGCGCTTCGAAGAGCGCTGCGACCGAAGCGGCGCAATCGATCAAAGCGCTGGCAGGCCGGTCAACGGGAAGAAGGACCGAGATATCGTTCAACATGCTCGACCGCTTTCTGGTTGGGAGGGCTTTGAATTCGTCGAATTATACGCTGCCTTCCCGTGAGACTTTTGATCTATCTCATGCTGGCGCCGCGCCGGTGGGCTGCAGACATGGGCCAGAACCCAGGGCAAACCGGTGATGCCGCGAGTGGGCCGCGGCAGGCGAGGCGCCGACGGGTATTTCGTGCGTCCTCCAATTGGGGGTTGTGGACAGTCATGCCGACTCATTCGTAGAATGCCTTTCGTTCCGTGCGTGCGCGAAGTTGAGAGGCAACCGGCAGAGACAAACTTGGACGTTTGATATCTTTGGATTGGTCCGGCCCGTGGTGGCCTCAGAACATTGGACGTCACGTGCCGCTGTTTTATTTCCGAATCTGCAATGGGGACTATTCGGGCACTTCCGGCGAGGGATTCGACCTTGCCGACAGGGACGCCGCCTGGACGGAAATGAGCAGGGTTTGCGGCGATCTGGTCGCCGGCATTGTCCGCAAGCTGAAACAGCAATCGGAATGGCGGATGGAGCTTCTGGACGCGTCCCGAAAGCCGGTGTTCAGAATCCGCGTCCTGGCCGAGACGCTGGACCATTCAGCGACATCGACTCCTTGATTGCCCAATCGTGACAAGCGGCCGGCTTGGTTTTTTTCTGCTCCAACCTCGTGGGCGGATTCCCATCATGAATACATCGAAGCCGTCAGTTGACGCGCGCGTGGGGACTAGGGTTTCGCCGGGTGAATGAACGTCCACGGCGTGATTTCGGAATCCTTTGGGATTTCCACGTCGATCAGATACGGGCCACCATGCGCCAGCGCCTTCTCCAGCGCGGGGCGAAAGGCTTGCGGCGACGTCACGCGCGCCGCGCCGACGCCGAAGGATTCCGCGAGCTTGACAAAATCCGGATTGACCAGGTCGGACGCCACCACGCGGCCCTCGAAGCGCTCGCGCTGGTCGCGCCGCACGTTTCCATACGAATTGTTGTTGAACACCAGCGTCACCACGCCGATGTTGAACTGTATGGCGGTGGCGAGCTCCTGCACGCCGAACATGAAGCCACCATCGCCTGTGATCGCGACCACCGGCCGGTCGGGATTGGCGACCTTGGCGCCGAGCGCGGTCGGGAAGCCCGAGCCCAGCGTGCCCTGGTAACCTGAGGTGATGAAGGTGCGTGGCTCATAGACCGGAAAGCCGTACCAGGACGCAAAGCCGACCTGCGACAGCTCATCGGTGACGATAGCGTTAGCCGGCAGCACCTCGCGCAGAATGTTGAGGTAGGCCATCTGCGGCTGCACCTTCTGGATCTCCTGCAGCGCCGCGGCCGAGGCCTCGCGGATCGCGGCGCGCCGGCCGCTGGTTTTCCTGTAGCCGGCCTTGCTGACCGCCGCGAGCAGCTCGCGCGTGCCGGCGCGGGCGTCGGCGACGACGGGGGCGTCGGGCGTAAACCTGCGCATTTCCGATGGGTCGATATCGATCCGGACCGATTTCAGGCCGGCCGGCTGGAACGGCCAGCGAAACGATGTCGCCGGCAATTCCATCCGGCTGCCGATCCCGATCATCAAATCGGTGTTCGGCCACAGCCGATAGGCCGCCGCCATGGTCAGCCCCAGTTCATGGGCATTGGAGACGATGCCGCGGCCGCTGCGGAACGCCACTACGGGCGCGTCGATCAGTTCGGCCAGTTCGAGGATTTCGTCGCGCGCGTCGATCGCGCCGCTGCCGACGAAGATCATCGGCGTCTTGCTGCCCGCGATCAGGGCGGCGGCGGCCTTGATCCGGTCGGGATCGGGCAGCGGCGGCGGAAACGGATCGAACCTTTTCGCGGTGCCGACCTCGGCGCGCTGGGTGAACACGTCCCAGGGCATTTCCAGCGCCACCGGCCCGCGGCGTCCCGACAGCATC
This genomic window contains:
- a CDS encoding universal stress protein, with the translated sequence MLNDISVLLPVDRPASALIDCAASVAALFEAHLDGIACVYQALNPMIASEAAAVVMAAEYQTGVEQASLVLDQFEIVTRKLGIPHDAKSTFDVSYEATRTLTQMSRLYDLNIVAQPDRSNPSRTDFLSEAVLFGSGRPMLMIPYITHAPIKTDRVLICWDGGIPATRAVHDAMPFLRKAKTIDIVTVNEKEGASEASSAALMAHLARRDLAATPYRITADTANIHNAILSLAADNNSDLMVMGGYGHSRLREFILGGTTRGMFESLTVPALISH
- a CDS encoding thiamine pyrophosphate-dependent enzyme, giving the protein MTVSSGGEAIVSGLVAHGVDTVFGLPGAQIYGLFDAFQQAQLKVIGARHEQACGYMAFGYARSSGKPGVFSVVPGPGVLNAGAALLTAFGCNEPVLCLTGQVPTAFLGKGRGHLHEMPDQLATLRTFVKWAERIEYPDAAPALVARAFQEMLSGRRGPVALEMPWDVFTQRAEVGTAKRFDPFPPPLPDPDRIKAAAALIAGSKTPMIFVGSGAIDARDEILELAELIDAPVVAFRSGRGIVSNAHELGLTMAAAYRLWPNTDLMIGIGSRMELPATSFRWPFQPAGLKSVRIDIDPSEMRRFTPDAPVVADARAGTRELLAAVSKAGYRKTSGRRAAIREASAAALQEIQKVQPQMAYLNILREVLPANAIVTDELSQVGFASWYGFPVYEPRTFITSGYQGTLGSGFPTALGAKVANPDRPVVAITGDGGFMFGVQELATAIQFNIGVVTLVFNNNSYGNVRRDQRERFEGRVVASDLVNPDFVKLAESFGVGAARVTSPQAFRPALEKALAHGGPYLIDVEIPKDSEITPWTFIHPAKP
- a CDS encoding DUF6894 family protein — encoded protein: MPLFYFRICNGDYSGTSGEGFDLADRDAAWTEMSRVCGDLVAGIVRKLKQQSEWRMELLDASRKPVFRIRVLAETLDHSATSTP